The window TTTTTGGCCCGTATGCATTAACAAAAGCATTAATTCCAACACTCAAAAAGAACAATGGTAGAATCGTTAATATTACAATCCCTGCTGGTGGTAACGAATTCTTTAATCCTTTAGCGTATAAAACTAGTAAGGCAGCATTAAACTCAATGACTGAGTCTTTGGCAGCGTATTTTAAAAAGAATAACTTGCCTGTTCGAATTATGAGTATTCATCCAGGCCCGACTACAACTGATTTGAATGGAAATGCTGCTACTAAAGGTTTTAGTTCACCCGGCGATGTCGCTGGCAAAATTGTAAAAATTCTTACTGATGGAAAAGAACATCAAGGTGATTTTATTGAAGTTAACAAAGAATTGTTTAAAAAACCTTCTGTTTAAAAAGCAACCGGTTTTTATCAAATGATGGGTCTGAATTTATCGGTTTGATGCTGTTAAAAAAATAAAATAGGGATTGGTTAATTTGTCTAAGACATGTTTAGAAGAATTACACTGATTTGGCTAAGATTTAAATGGTTCTACAGGGATCACAGACCAGGTAGGCAGATGATTGCGGGATCATAATCTTCAACGCGAATCCATGACTATTTTCGTTGCTGAGGTTGTAGTTTACCAATATTTCCCAAATGCCTTCAAGTTGTAGATTTCTAGACATTTTTTGTTTTTCTAGATGTTGAGTGAGAATAACTTATTTTATATTTAATCAACTTGATATTCAAAAAACTTGAGCTTTATCTGAATGAAGAAAGCTCAAGTTTTTTTGCAGTTTATCAACTTCACCTATTTAATTTAATTAATGCACATTGTCTTCAATAGGATTCGTGGAGTCAATACGAGCAGATAAATTGATCCTTTGATTTACAAGTCGATGGCGGATTAATGACTGTTTCACCCATAGGTGATTTCCCCAATGAGTAATACTTGCCGCTATCTTATCATTGTTAAAGTCTTGGTGTTTGAACATTCGCATCCCTTGTTAAACTGGATAAGAGGAACTAATCAAAATTAAAAAAATATTTTTCTATGGGGCAATAATCGTTTGCCGAGTTTTCAAGTTAACAACATGGAATTATTGCTGAAACGGATTAATGAGTTGAACGCTCTTATCGGATTTCCCTTGACAAAAATAGGGTAAAGCCTGGTCTTAGAGTTTAAAGATAGTGAAGGAAATTACATCGAAGCGTATTGCAAACAGAAGAATTAGTTTTCTACTGGTCTTTTTTAGAATGATAAAATTTTTTTACGATAAATGGTTAATCGTTTAACACTTTTAACTTAAAATCGGGTAAAATAATTCTTGTTATTTTTTTGTCCTTGGGGGAAGTATGATTGCAAAAAGCAAATTACTAGGATCTATAGAGGCTGGTGGAACAAAGTTTATTTGTGCTGTTGCTGATACCAATTTCAATATTGTTGATCAAATCAAATTTAAGACATCTAATCCGCATGAAACCTTACTGCAGACAATTAATTTTTTTCAAAAATTTAAGGTGTCTGCAGTTGGCGTTGGATCTTTTGGTCCAATCGGAATCAAAGAGGGTTACGACGACTATGGATTTATTACAAAAACACCAAAAGTCGGCTGGTCCGATTTTGATTTTATTGGAACTTTAAAAGCTGCAATTAATGTTCCAATATTTTTTACGACAGACGTTAATTCTTCAGTCTATGGAGAATATCAATTCGGTACTGTTAAAAAGGATCGGGCGCTGGTTTATTTTACCCTTGGGACAGGTGTTGGTGTCGGTGTTATTCAAAGCGGCCTATTTGTTGGTGGACGCTCACATCCGGAAATGGGACATATTATTTTGCGCAAACACCCTGACGACGCTAATTTTGCCGGAGTTTGTCGTTTCCACGGAGACTGTCTTGAAGGCCTCGCCTCTGGTCCTTCATTAGAAGCACGAACGGGAATTCGGGGAGAAAATATTTCCGATGATGATCCGGTTTGGGATATTATTGCTTATTATATTGCTCAAGCTGCTTGGTCGGTGACGTTGTCATTTCGGCCCGATAAAATCATTTTTGGTGGTTCTGTTTCCGGTCGACCAGGTTTATTGTATAAAGCTCGTCAACAGTTTGAACAAATGAATAACGATTATTTGCCACTTCCATCGTTGGATGAATATATTGTTCGTCCAACGATTGAAAACAACGGTTCGGCAACTTACGGAAATTTTGCTTTGGCTCTTTTTGCTTTGCAAAAAGAAGAAAATAAAAGTTGTTGATTAAACTATTTTTTTATTTTTTTAATTGAATTGATATTAAAATATCTTAAATTGGATCTTTTAAAGGTGAAATATTTATAAATGTTCGAGTTTTGCTGCTTTTATCTTTAAAAAATTGTATTCTAGTTTGTATGAAGCGAATTTTTATCGTTAGACACGGGCGAA of the Oenococcus sp. UCMA 16435 genome contains:
- a CDS encoding SDR family NAD(P)-dependent oxidoreductase, producing the protein MSTILITGANKGIGFALAKVLAQHGNQVLIGARNEQRGNDAVQQLAKENVKSVYIHIDLDDINSLENAIESVEKNYGDLSILVNNAGISGDMSQRPDNTDLSQLRETMQSNFFGPYALTKALIPTLKKNNGRIVNITIPAGGNEFFNPLAYKTSKAALNSMTESLAAYFKKNNLPVRIMSIHPGPTTTDLNGNAATKGFSSPGDVAGKIVKILTDGKEHQGDFIEVNKELFKKPSV
- a CDS encoding ROK family protein, with the protein product MIAKSKLLGSIEAGGTKFICAVADTNFNIVDQIKFKTSNPHETLLQTINFFQKFKVSAVGVGSFGPIGIKEGYDDYGFITKTPKVGWSDFDFIGTLKAAINVPIFFTTDVNSSVYGEYQFGTVKKDRALVYFTLGTGVGVGVIQSGLFVGGRSHPEMGHIILRKHPDDANFAGVCRFHGDCLEGLASGPSLEARTGIRGENISDDDPVWDIIAYYIAQAAWSVTLSFRPDKIIFGGSVSGRPGLLYKARQQFEQMNNDYLPLPSLDEYIVRPTIENNGSATYGNFALALFALQKEENKSC